A window of Kocuria sp. TGY1127_2 genomic DNA:
CCAGGATGTCCCGCAACAAGTCTTCATAGGGAGTGGGTACGGAGGGAGAGTCAGTCGTCAAAAGGATCAATCTTTTCTACGGAGATAACGCGTTCACGGTGCTTCAGACTGATGTTGAGCACCAACATCTGCCCGGGTGTCAGGTATGGATCCTTGGCCGGCAGGGTATCGCGCAGATCCTTGGGGAGGTGGTGATTGATCACTTTGAGGATCGTCGGCAGTACCGGCCGATGGGTGCACAGGACCGTCGAATGATGAGATTCGAAAAGCGCTTCCATGAGCTTGGCCGCTTTTGCCGGCTTGCGTTTGTGCTCCGCCTCGGTGAGCCGGTTCTTTTCCTTGATGCTCAGCCCATTGGCTTTCGCATAACCGGCGACCGTTTGCATACACCGCAACCACGGACTGGAAACGATTTTTCCTGGTTTCCATGCGTCGAGCAAACGCCAGACGGCGTGCGCCTGTCGTTTTCCGGTCGCGGCCAACGGCCGGTCACTTTCCGCGCGCGACCACGTGGATCGGGGCTTGGCCTTGGCGTGTCGGACCACGATGAGTTGGCGAGTCCGGAGGTCTCCTGACTCGTACAAC
This region includes:
- a CDS encoding NUDIX hydrolase, with protein sequence MSDHSKSSPAVIAAGAICWREASAGLEVLIIHRPKYDDWSWPKGKQDDGESIPETAVREVHEEVGLKITLGPPLAKTTYKVSRGKKDVHYWAAEIPVGKKAREDKGEVDRLEWVSPSAAREALTNSSDRYPLDRLLELYESGDLRTRQLIVVRHAKAKPRSTWSRAESDRPLAATGKRQAHAVWRLLDAWKPGKIVSSPWLRCMQTVAGYAKANGLSIKEKNRLTEAEHKRKPAKAAKLMEALFESHHSTVLCTHRPVLPTILKVINHHLPKDLRDTLPAKDPYLTPGQMLVLNISLKHRERVISVEKIDPFDD